From Pseudomonas sp. stari2, a single genomic window includes:
- a CDS encoding type II secretion system F family protein — translation MMGPVILIVICLMLLGLSIRLFLHGVRKTANERVLTRLAAGQPQTAPGKTSWTGLERMFLRAGLGRPGERLGLWLALCAIAMLLGYLTAEWIGLLIMMLAPPLVLRMYIAWLYRRRLNRMIEQLPQLLDHTVRSLKSGRTLNDAVLGGIDYSEDPLKTAMGRVQRNVQLGVNLPDAVSDFAELYEQDELRMFALGLKVNHRYGGNASELLENLIKLIRERDQGARQLRALTGETRLTAWVLGSLPMIIVSYFMLTNPGYMLGMWKDPGGQTMLIIAVVLQVIGSLALWRMLRSV, via the coding sequence ATGATGGGGCCGGTGATTCTCATCGTCATTTGCCTGATGCTGCTGGGGCTGTCGATTCGCCTGTTCCTGCATGGCGTGCGCAAGACCGCCAACGAACGGGTGCTCACGCGACTGGCTGCCGGGCAACCGCAGACAGCACCCGGCAAAACTTCGTGGACGGGGCTTGAACGCATGTTCCTGCGGGCCGGCCTGGGCCGCCCTGGCGAGCGTCTGGGGTTGTGGCTGGCGTTATGTGCCATCGCGATGTTGCTGGGTTACCTGACCGCCGAGTGGATCGGCCTGTTGATCATGATGCTGGCACCTCCCCTGGTGTTGCGCATGTACATCGCGTGGCTCTATCGCCGCCGGCTCAACCGTATGATCGAGCAACTGCCGCAACTGCTGGACCACACGGTGCGCAGCCTCAAATCCGGGCGCACCCTGAACGACGCCGTGCTGGGTGGTATCGACTACAGCGAGGATCCGTTGAAAACCGCAATGGGCCGGGTCCAGCGCAACGTGCAGTTGGGCGTGAACCTGCCGGATGCGGTGAGCGACTTTGCCGAGCTCTACGAACAGGATGAACTGCGCATGTTTGCTCTGGGGCTGAAGGTCAATCACCGCTACGGCGGCAATGCGAGCGAACTGCTGGAAAACCTGATCAAGCTGATCCGCGAACGCGATCAGGGCGCCCGCCAGCTACGCGCCCTGACCGGAGAAACCCGCTTGACCGCGTGGGTGCTGGGATCGCTGCCGATGATCATCGTCAGCTACTTCATGCTGACCAATCCCGGTTACATGCTCGGCATGTGGAAAGACCCCGGCGGCCAGACCATGCTGATCATCGCGGTGGTGTTGCAGGTCATCGGCAGCCTGGCGCTGTGGCGCATGTTGAGGAGCGTCTGA